The Phaenicophaeus curvirostris isolate KB17595 chromosome 27, BPBGC_Pcur_1.0, whole genome shotgun sequence DNA window cctcttcctccctctcaagtccttcccagccctgctttTCTGCTCATTCCCTTCTCTCTGACACCCAAAGTCATAGAGCAGAGTCTCCGAAAAAAACAACAGCCGAGGGCTTCGCAGATAAAGCAGGAAATTCTGGCAAGAAGAAGCTGCTTCGGGCCTGGGTTTCACCCTCTGAAATGCACCCTAGCCAGGCTGAGCAGGGCAGTGAAGCCCTGTCTGCTAAGCACAGGTGAGAGAACACGGGGGATGCACTGAAAGTGTCTCAGTGCCGATGCCGGCCTCGCTTTTTCTCCTCGTGAGCCCAGATCTGTCTCTCCAGCTGCAAGGATTTACTGCACTTTGCAGCGATGTGGCATCGTACAGTGTTAACTTCCTCCGACCCCTGGATTTGTCGGGGCTGGGTCCTGTCACGCCAGCGCAGGATCCGTGCTGGCACTGGATCGATCTGTTCTGTTGGGGACATCCAGCGTGCTCGAGGCAACCTGCCATCCATCAGAGCCTCCCTCTTGGGAAAGCTGCTAGGGAAACCTGGCGgcagttaaaaaaataggaTCATTTCATCAGATTTGGGAAGTGGACTGGAATAGATCCATTTTCAGAAACGGGAGAGCGGTCACAGGAAGCCTGGTAAATTGTGTTCTCCTTGAGAAAGTCAGGCTTAGCTGGTGTGTGAGAGATCAGCACGACGGCTGCTGCGTGCTGCCGCCTCAGGGAGACTGACCTGGGGCTCCTTTGTGCCGTGCTGTGCTGGCTGGATTTCCCTTGTCATTGCTGCTCTGTCTCCAATGCCTTCAGTCAGTAAAGTTGGTAGGGAGAGAACTGGAGTACACTTAGAAGAAGCCTACAGCTTAGACAGAGGTGTCTGCTTGAAGCTGAATCTCTTAccgagagagaggaggagaggattCTTCCCCAGTTTCTTgcagtatatatttttattctcaagatctgtgtctgtgtgtagtGCCTAAATAGCATGACTTGTTTTTCATGTTCCAGACTCCATCCTGTGAAGCCAATGAATGCCACAGCAACAAAGCCTCCAAGCACGAACCTGAATGTCCTCAGCACGATGAACGAGAAGCTGCTCGAGATGAATGCAAAGGTATGGAGGAAAGCAGCACTTTAAACCAGAGCTGAAGCAGTAAATCAGGCAGAGTTCATGTATTTGAGATCGTTTGCCTTGGCTCATATCTCTGTATCTTGTATCTCatgctgtccctgccctccctgatcaagagcccctccccagctttcctggagcctctttcagccctgggagctgctctgaggtctccccggagccttctcttctctaggctgaactctcagcctgtcctgctgAGATGCTGATGTTCTGTCTGCCTGGGCCTGGATTCTAGGGTTGATCATTAATAAGTAGGTGGCTCTTAAAGCTGAGAAGGTGGGGAAAAGCACCCTCAGGGTGGCTGTTGCATTGTCACATATTATCTGTGCCTGCCATGAGAGCATGGCTGCTTCCTAAAAGCACAGGCATGCAGCCTGCATGATCACTCGGATTTAAAGCAGTTTTTTGCATAATCTTGGCCTCAAAAGCGACCTCTAGGCTTGAGGTGTAACTTAAGAGTCACAGGGATCGGAATAGCAAGAGGTGTCTGCAGGTGAGCAGGGAGAACTATGAGTGCTGTAATTTTTCCCAGGACTTTTTGGGAAGAGTGAAAAGTTAGAACCAAAGTAACGGCAGTGCCGCCTTCTGGTGTGAgtggaaaaagagggaaaagtgAGTTAAATGATTCAAACCAGGGCGATGATAATTTGAACGAGTTGAAAACTTGTAATTAGTATTGTGGTGTGGTGCTATGATTCCTCGTAAGAAATTATGCTTGGTGTAGTCCTGCAAGCGTGTGTATCCGTACTCCCTGTGATGGAAAAGCCCAGGCTGCCTTCTGTTCTGGAGGAGCCTGCCCCGGCTCTGCAAGCTGGGTCACTGTGCTGTAAGCAGCACACACTTACACTTTAAAAAGCTCTTCTACTTTCTGGAAGTGGATGAGCAAGTAGTGTTCTGTATGAATTGTTCCAGGGTAATGGCCCAGAAGGTGCTTTGTAGCCGAAAGCCGTCCTGGCCTGGCAGCCTCTCCCTCTGTCggtgccctgggcagcctcatctTCTTGACTCTGAGGTTGGAACTTAGctttaaaagattaaaagtaCAATAATAGTTTAAAGAGTGGCTGTGGTTCTGCAAACGCTGTCTGTAAAGTTGTTCCTTGATGGTTTAAATTCCGCTTGGTGCTTTAAATTCCACAAGCCAGCTGCCAGCTCTCACttgtttgctgttttgaaaCGCTCGTatccctctcttctctctcgCAGAAATATGATCCCACAGACCCTGCCTACGCGTACGCTCAGCTGACGCGGGATGAGCTGATCCAGCTGGTCTTGAAACAGAAGGATACGATTACCAAGAAGGATCTCCAGGTGCGTGAGCTGGAAGACTACATCGATAACTTGCTTGTCAGAGTCATGGAAGAAACCCCAAACATTCTTCGCGTTTCAATGTCTGGaaacaaaaaagctggggagatgtgaaagctctggggatgctggggaacAAAGGGCTGAATTCCTGCCAATGGAGTCTGATTAATAAGGAGACGATGTGGAGTAGGTGGTACCGGTTGTGCTGCCCGCAGAAAAtgacctctttcccctttctgccTTGAGCAATCCCAGTGTGGTTAGTAGTTACGTCAGGTCCTGTATTTAGGGTCCAGGAGTGgaatcatatttattttttggtttctttccatTATTTGGGAAGATTTGTCCAGTTGTGTAATACAAAAGCTGATTGCAATAGGAAGAACAAAGGGGTTTTGAGGTGCTTTGCTTGCCAGCAAGGCACTGACGATTCTTTATGAAGAATTTTTGttcatggttttgttttgtagcaGCTCTGATAGATCACTTACTCTGCTTTCCATTCCCGAAGTTGTAGTGCAATAGAAAATCTTGTCCAGTAGAGCTTGGGAATTTGATTGTTTTTATAAACCAAATTATTAATAACTACACTGGAGGAGTTTGAGATGTGTATGTCAGACCAGCGCTGTGTTTGAAAAGTAATTGATGCCCTGAAGGCTGAAGGCGAGGTAAACCTTAGATTGGAAAGGAAGATGCTCAGGATCTGCTCCTGGCCTCTCTTTTGCTTTGTGGGAGCTCCTGGACAATTTTCCTTCTACACTATTGTTTATTAAATGTAAGTACCTCAGATTTTGGAGCTGCAGCTTGCCGTGGAGCAGCCTAGCAAGGTGATCAATCTTCCAATGCCTGCCTTCGTGCATTCCTTGTGTAGCCAAGGGAGGAACCAAATCGCCCTTCCCTGGGGATTTCAGCAAGTGCTCCAGTCTGATTCAGGTTTCTTTGTGCCTGATGCTCGGAATGGAATGAAGATGTTTCAGTTTTGCTGGACGATCAGTGCCTCCTGGTCTGCTCCCTGACCGTGTGGCTGTTGGGCAGCTCGACAGAGCAGGGTCTgttcctctctccatcccatcaGGCAGCACACAACAGCGTAGCGCTGCCGAGCAGCCACCATGCCAGTCTGCTTCCACCGAGAAGCTAAACGTGGCGCTTTTTCTGGCAAGCTTTTATCAAAGATCACAAAAATCAGCTGCCTCCTTGCAGCTCAGGGTTGCAAGAGTCCATAAAAGGCTcagaagaaagctgaaatgCCAGAAGATTTGGGACCAAAGTGAACATTCCTGCCTTCTCAGCTGAGTCTACTCGGTCACTCCTGGCTCAGCTTGGAAGGAGGGAGCTTTAAACTCAGATTTTCTACAGCAAAGCACTTTATTAAGGCCCTAAACCACCTGGATCGACCCTTGCCCTGTGAGCAGACTGCTTGCTATTTCCTAAGCCACTGAAAACTGCTGGACATTTCTTAAACATGGTACTTTTGTAGTGAAGAGGAGTTTAATATATTGCCTAGAGATGTACATGTTCATTGGAGAATCCAAAACCTGCTgttaatgacatttttattgctgtacGCTGACTTCACCACCAAAGTCTGGAGCTTTCCTGACAGACCTGCCCTTCCCGGGGGCTCGAGGAAACACAAGCCCTAAGTGTTCTCTGAGACTTCAGGTGCTTCTTTCTGAATTGATTTTTACTTGAGCAGATGCCTTGGGTGAAGGGgttatttgttcattttctgcTGTGCCTTCTGCGAATGAAGGGTCTGAAACACAGAAGGTCTTAGCGGCACCTTCAGCTCTTGGCTGCTTTGAATTCTGAGTGGTACTGGTTGGCCCTACTGaaatctgctgctgctcctcttgcCTTGCAATAGTGGGGAAGAtgaaggatgattttttttttttcctcctgtgcctCAGTGCGTCTCTGGAAAGGAACGCTTGGCTGTACCTCACAAAGAGACTTCTCTTCTAGACTTTATTCCACAGCTCTCTGATATTCAGGGTCAGAGAGTCAGAAAAACCAGTTGTGCCTTGGAACGGTGGCTTAACAGTAACTGGACACGTGGGAAGCAAGGCTGGACTCCTGCTTTTTGCTCGTTTTAAAGCAATATGGGTACTCTTGAAGTCCCTGACTCCTGAAGGCACTGCAGTGCTGTGTGCGATGCTTTGGGAGTGTGGATTTTATGGCATTTGGATAATGTGCGTTCCTGTcggtacagaaaaaaaagtggtaaTGTATGTTCTTAGTAGTCTCCTTGGTGATGGAGCATTAAaacttgtcctctcctctcctggCAGCCTCTTTGGCTGCGTCTGGTGAGGAAGAGCCCGGGCTGTGCCTGGCTGTTCCCACTGGGGTGGTTCTCCTTGGTCGCAGGCTCTGAGCCTCCTGCGGGTGCTGCTGCAGGATTGTGGTCCTGCACTGGCTGTGCTTACACATCCCTGGCTGTGAAAGCATCGCACAATCCCTGTACCTCAATCTTTTACTTGCAATACTTGTTAAAGCCTTTCTTTGGCATTTCATGTTCTGTAAGGTGCTTCACCTTGACTTTTTAAAGCCCTTAGGAATCAAATGTCTTGTTTTACTGTTGAAGGATCTGTATTTCACCCTGTCTGCTTTTAGCCTGGggctctgtttgtttttaaatgctttttggtTTCATGGAAcactaaaataaatttatcttAAATACAGAGTTCTGAtcgattttttttgtctggaagAGCAGCTTGGAAAGGGCCTCCTCAggaccagctctgctgccccaAACTCCTCATCCTCAAGGTATTTTTGAGCTCATCCTCAAGGTATTTTTGGGCTCGTTCCACTCTGCAAGCGCTCCGTGCAGGATGTTCATGGTAAACACCTCACAGGGTGGGGGAACCTGATGGACGAGCTCATCCACATCCTGAGAATCGAGAGTTTctgtaaagaaggaaaatctaTCCTTGACCTTTGAAAGGTTTGTGGCCGGAAAGCACCTCGATTGCCCCAACCTCTAATTGTAATGGCCCTCAGATTGTGGGCAGGGATTAAAAGAGAGGAAATCAGCCTCCTGCGTGCCTCTCATCGCCCTTGTCCTCTGCTGGTGATGAAAGGTGGAACGGGGGGTACCCAGAGCCCACAGAAACCTTGGGGCTGAACCCCGAGGAGAAGCGAGGATGGTGCCGTGGGGCTGGTGAAGCTCTGGAGAGGAGATTCAGGGAGAGCAGgtataggatgaggggggatggtttgagctgaaagaggggagattgagatgagatactggggaaaaaatgttttgctgtgaggtggggaggccctggcccaggttgcccagagcaggggtgcctgccccatccctggaggggttcaaggccaggctggatggggctgggagcccctgatccagtgggaggtgtccctgtccatgacagaggtggagctggatggctttgaggtcccttccaccccagaTCATCCTTTAGTTCTAGGATTCAATTCCACGGCCCCATCAGCCCGTGGtttcccgcccccccccccgcccccaaccAGAGGCGGAACGCTGGAGCCGCGGAACGCGGCGCGCGGTGCCGCCGTCCGGGGCGGGAGCGCTCCGAGAGCGGCACCCATGGAGGTGggtgggggcggggggcgggacCAGCGCTTGGAGAGGCGGGGGAGCGGTGGGCGTGGCCGGAGCCCCGAGCCGTGCGGTGATTGGTGGATTGGGGAAGTGGGCGGGACAATAACACTGTGATGCTAGTATTGCTAGGCGCGGTAGGCGGGGCCATCGCCACAGAGACCCGCGGTGATTGGTGGATACGGAGGTGGGCGGGGCTATCGCCCCGAGCTGCGCTGTGATTGGCGCACGCGGCTCCCGCGGCGGGCGGGGATGGGCgggcgcgggcggcgggcggggccggggccgccatggcggcgggcggcgggcgctGCACGGAGTGCGGCTCGGCGGAGCTGGTCGAGGACGCGCATTATGCGCAGCAGCAGCTCGTGTGCGCGGCCTGCGGCTGCGTCGTGGCCGAGGGGCTGCTCACCACCACCTACACCGACGAGGAGAACCTGCGAGGTGCGGCCGGCAGCGTTCGCGAGCGTTGGCGTTCGGTCCCAGCGCGTTTTCACTCGGGAGCGTTCCCGTTCGGCCCCTGGAGCGGCTCCTTTCGGGAGCGTTTGCACTTGGGGTGCCaggggcatcttggcttgggtcaGACACGGcggggccagcagggccagggaggttcttctccctctggactcggccccggggagaccgctcctcgaatcctggggtcagttctgggcccctcaccacaagaaggatgttgaggctctggagcgagtccagagaagagcaacaaagctggtgagggggctggagaacaagaggagcgtctgagagagctgggggtgtttagcctggagaagaggaggctgaggggagacctcattgctctctacaactccctgaaaggaggttgtggagaggagggagctgggctcttctcccaagtgacaggggacaggacgagagggaatggcctcaagctctgccaggggagggtcaggctgaacattaggaaaaaacttttcactgtaaggatcattgggcagtggcagaggctgcccagggagggggttgagtcaccttccctggaggggtttaaggggcgggtggatgaggtgctgagggacatgggttagtgattgatgggagtggttggactcaatgatccagtgggtcttttccaaactggtgattctataagcGCTTGCATTCAGCTGCAGAGTGTTTGCTAGCatgtccatccctggaggggggTCAAAAAacgtgtggctgtggcacttggggacatagTTTAGCcagcatggtggggttgggctgacagttggactgcaTTTGCTTGGAGGGCTCTTCCAGCCTcaataattctatgattgtatgtgGAAGGTTTTAGCATTTAACTCTCCTGTAACCTCTCGTGGTTACTGAACCTGTGCCAGCTCTTATTTAGCCTCAAAATCCTGTCCATTGTGACTATTGAAATCCAGTACCTTGGGCATCTGGTTTCCCAGAACCTGAATGACACCACCCCCAGTGTCACCTCGAGGTTATCCAGCCTAACGCTGCCTCTTTTCCAGAGGTGTCATACTCCCGGAGCACCGGCcagaaggagcagctgagccGCTGCCTGCAGCGAGGTAAGAGCATgctgtttggtttctttcccACATGGGTTCTCTCTAATGctagggattggaactggatgggcttttggaggtcccttccaaaccaaaccattccatgaatcAGTGTGAGAGTCAGGAGAGCTCCGTATCAGAAGTTGCTTGAGCTGATCTTGGGGGGGCGGTGTCTTCTCACAGGGATCAGACGGGTCCAGGATCTCTGCAAAgtcctccagctcccagcagtgTTTGAGGAAACGGCGGTGTCGTACTTCCAGCGGGCCCTGCAGCACCCATCCTTCCACCTggtcagtctggagaagaaggagctcCTGGGCGGCTGCTGTGTCTTTGTGACTTGTCGCCAGCACAACTGGCCCCTGACGATGGGGACGATCTGCTCCCTCCTTTATGCCAAGCAGGAGCTGTTTGCCAGCGTCTTCCTGAGCCTccagaaggagctggagctCTCGGTGCCGGCCCTGAGCCTGGCGGATCTCGTGAAGACGCACCTGAGCAGGTAACGGGGCCCCTTCAAGCTGTTTCAGTGGCCTCTGTTTGACACCAGTGGATGGAAAAGCTTCTAAAATGCAGCTGTGGGCAGGGCAGAAGCCCACGAGCACAGGGTGACCTGTGCTGTTACGCAGCCCTGTGGCTGCTGACAGCTCTGAGGCCAAACCAGATCATCTGGAAAAGAATTCCCTCAGCCTGGTCACATCCCTGTGTGCTGAGGAGGGGccaaacctgggccagggcctccccaccctcacagcaaaacatttctccctaagatttcatctcaatctcccctctttcagctgaaaaccctcccccctcatcctatccctgcccttctgatgaagagcccctccccagctttccatacaaacccctttccatactggaattGTTGATACATCGCTTGGTGAGGCTTCCCTGTGCCCTGCTCCTAATGATGGGCTCTTGGGTCTTGCAGTTTCCAGCTGTTCCAGCACTCGGCTGAAGTCCCTGCCCCCTTTGTGGAGGACAAGGAGAAGTTGGTTGCCCGAACGATGCAGATCGTGGAGCTGGCCAGTGAGACGTGGCTGGTCACGGGCCGGCACCCCATTCCCATCGTCACGGCCGCGGCTTTCCTGTCGTGGCAGTCGCTGCAGCCCGCTGCCCGCCTCACCTGCACTCTGGCACGGTTCTGCAAGCTGGCAGGGGTGGATCTGGCTCCACCGGCGCGGCTGAGGCTGAAGGAACTTCTGGAGATCCTCTTGCGCATGGCATCCCAGCTCGCCTGGCTGAGGGTGCTTCACGTGGACAAGAAAACTGTGGTCAAACACATCGGGGACCTGCTGCAACACCGGATTTTCCTGCTGAAAAATGCCTTTTGCCTGGAGGACGAGGCGCAGCAGTGTGCCACAGCACCCGGGGAGGGAGAGAGGTCTCCGGGCTCACCTCCTGCGGCAGGAGGGGCAGCGCAGAAGGAAAGCTGTCCCTCTGAAGAGCAACGCCAGCGTGAGGGCAGCTCGAGGCCCTTGCTGCCACCCTGCCTCATCAATCCGAGGAAGAGACTGCGGACGGCAGCCCTGAGTGCTTCGGACTGTGCCACCACTGGTGACGAGCCCATCTCTGACAGTGAAATCGAGCAGTACCTGAGGGGCCCAGAGGAGATCCGGGCCTTCAGGAAGGCCAAGATGTGGCCGTGAAGGTGGTTGTCCCTGGCATGGGGGACCAAAAGTGTGAAATCTAGCAGTGATGGGGCCATCACACACTGCAGGGACAGCATCCCAAAGGAATGGGGTGGTGGGGAAGGAACAGGATAtattctgcttcattttctggGCCCAAATGGGGCTTTTTATGGAAAAACTGTGTTGGGTTCTGTTGTGTTTCTGTTAGGAATAAATAGAAGTCCAGGCGCCAGGGCTGCATTCTGGattctctctctttgcagcCTCTGGTTGTGTTGGTGTGTCCCAGCCTTGTGGCGCAGCATCCTGAGTGAGTCTGGAGAGCCCTGGGACTGGCACTGGGAGTGATCCCATGGGGAGGGGCTCCAGTGTCTTCACTGGTGTTGGCTTGCTGCAGCACTGCTCTGGTTTATCTAGGGATGGTctcatcacagaaacgtggaatggtttgggttggaagagacctcaaaacccacccagttccaccctctgctatgggcagggacacctcccactggatcaggggctccaagccccatccaacctggccttgaacccctccagggatggggcagccaccactgctctgggcaacctgggccagggcctccccaccctcacagcaaaacatttctccctaagatctcatctcaatctcccctcttccagctgaaaaccgtcCCCCCCAATcctatccttgcactccctgataaagagcccctccccagctttcctgtaggctccgtCCTttgacagaatggtttgtgaGGGCCAGGGAGTGAAAAAGTAGCCTGGTATTGGCTAAATAAGGGATGTGAGGTGGTGGGAATCGTGGCAGAGGCGCAGCTTTGGATGTGCTCGTGTAACGCTGCTGGCTGGGGCAGAGTGCCCCTCGCTCAATAAACCAGTGCCCGCTCCGTGCTTGGTGAGCTCTTGTATTTCAAC harbors:
- the BRF2 gene encoding transcription factor IIIB 50 kDa subunit isoform X1 codes for the protein MAAGGGRCTECGSAELVEDAHYAQQQLVCAACGCVVAEGLLTTTYTDEENLREVSYSRSTGQKEQLSRCLQRGIRRVQDLCKVLQLPAVFEETAVSYFQRALQHPSFHLVSLEKKELLGGCCVFVTCRQHNWPLTMGTICSLLYAKQELFASVFLSLQKELELSVPALSLADLVKTHLSSFQLFQHSAEVPAPFVEDKEKLVARTMQIVELASETWLVTGRHPIPIVTAAAFLSWQSLQPAARLTCTLARFCKLAGVDLAPPARLRLKELLEILLRMASQLAWLRVLHVDKKTVVKHIGDLLQHRIFLLKNAFCLEDEAQQCATAPGEGERSPGSPPAAGGAAQKESCPSEEQRQREGSSRPLLPPCLINPRKRLRTAALSASDCATTGDEPISDSEIEQYLRGPEEIRAFRKAKMWP
- the BRF2 gene encoding transcription factor IIIB 50 kDa subunit isoform X2, producing MAAGGGRCTECGSAELVEDAHYAQQQLVCAACGCVVAEGLLTTTYTDEENLREVSYSRSTGQKEQLSRCLQRGIRRVQDLCKVLQLPAVFEETAVSYFQRALQHPSFHLELFASVFLSLQKELELSVPALSLADLVKTHLSSFQLFQHSAEVPAPFVEDKEKLVARTMQIVELASETWLVTGRHPIPIVTAAAFLSWQSLQPAARLTCTLARFCKLAGVDLAPPARLRLKELLEILLRMASQLAWLRVLHVDKKTVVKHIGDLLQHRIFLLKNAFCLEDEAQQCATAPGEGERSPGSPPAAGGAAQKESCPSEEQRQREGSSRPLLPPCLINPRKRLRTAALSASDCATTGDEPISDSEIEQYLRGPEEIRAFRKAKMWP